A single region of the Microscilla marina ATCC 23134 genome encodes:
- a CDS encoding WG repeat-containing protein — protein sequence MKYLNLLLLLCFGQLLAHAQLPVPKKEQPSQKYGFINRAGKVVISLKYSNARDCSEGLIAVQKRKKWGFINKKGKVVIRFRYEDARPFSNGLARVKKEDKWGFINKKGKVVIEFQYEEVGWFLRGRAKVKEEGKWGFIDQEGKTVIESKYDHIDSYAKEGFYRVKINNKWGLIGQDGKVIVPIEFDKVTDFYQGVARVKKGDYWGLVNQQGKVVIDPIFDKVRSTAKRGYIKVKKNGQWGMVDSTSKVIIPLEFTYLYYYANSDFILVKQGVKWGAFTTKGGLLVPIGADRVSVLNKHLIIVRKDKQWKLVNQQGKQLLPLKYQSIQLASKALLIVKQGGKKGIVDTAGKVMLPIVYDKVSVFHKGLASVKKQGKWGFINTKGQLVIPLEYDYLGYFQRGLALVEKNQKYGFMDTTGKVVIPLIYDKANRFNYSLSVVKKGGKWGLIDSTGKVVLPIAIQADKVVLRNNLLLSIEKNNKKGLLNLQGKTVIPTKYLRIYRFYESEEKVFWQAETKGSTSMYNAQGQLLFTAKLQHLNWFLKGFFVLYNEGKTALINEQGKALFSWGKYKFRGFSESLEDEFFCVTTTNANQHKQVMVYNRNGKPMLTTKLDLIKPFREGLSQIKKGKRWGLINKKTQIVVAPKYGSIGKFREGLAKVGD from the coding sequence ATGAAATACCTTAATCTATTATTGCTGCTTTGCTTTGGGCAACTATTGGCACATGCACAGCTACCTGTTCCCAAAAAAGAGCAGCCCTCCCAAAAGTATGGGTTTATCAACCGCGCTGGCAAAGTGGTGATTTCTCTTAAATATAGCAATGCCCGCGATTGTTCGGAGGGGCTCATAGCAGTACAAAAAAGAAAAAAGTGGGGGTTTATTAATAAAAAAGGCAAAGTAGTGATCAGGTTTAGGTACGAAGATGCCCGCCCTTTTTCTAATGGATTGGCAAGAGTAAAGAAAGAAGACAAGTGGGGGTTTATTAATAAAAAAGGCAAAGTAGTGATTGAGTTTCAGTATGAAGAGGTTGGCTGGTTTTTGCGAGGGCGTGCCAAGGTAAAGGAGGAAGGCAAATGGGGGTTTATTGATCAAGAAGGTAAAACTGTGATTGAATCAAAATATGACCATATAGACAGCTACGCCAAAGAGGGTTTTTATCGGGTAAAAATAAACAACAAGTGGGGACTCATTGGACAAGATGGCAAAGTGATCGTACCCATTGAGTTTGACAAGGTCACAGACTTTTACCAGGGAGTAGCAAGGGTAAAAAAGGGGGATTACTGGGGCTTGGTGAACCAACAGGGAAAAGTGGTGATCGACCCCATTTTCGACAAGGTGAGGAGTACAGCCAAGCGTGGCTATATCAAGGTAAAGAAAAACGGTCAGTGGGGAATGGTAGATAGTACTAGTAAAGTAATTATTCCTCTAGAGTTTACATACTTGTACTATTATGCCAACAGCGATTTTATTTTGGTAAAGCAAGGGGTGAAGTGGGGAGCGTTTACCACAAAAGGTGGGTTATTGGTACCCATCGGGGCTGACCGGGTAAGTGTGTTGAATAAGCATTTGATCATAGTAAGAAAAGACAAACAGTGGAAGTTGGTCAATCAGCAGGGCAAACAGTTGCTTCCGCTCAAGTACCAAAGTATCCAGCTGGCCAGCAAGGCTTTGCTCATTGTAAAACAAGGTGGCAAGAAGGGCATCGTAGATACAGCAGGAAAGGTAATGCTGCCTATAGTATATGATAAGGTCAGTGTTTTTCATAAAGGGCTTGCGTCGGTAAAAAAACAAGGCAAGTGGGGCTTTATCAACACAAAAGGCCAATTGGTCATTCCTCTGGAGTACGATTACCTGGGGTATTTTCAAAGAGGGTTGGCATTGGTAGAAAAAAATCAAAAATACGGATTTATGGATACTACTGGCAAGGTGGTGATTCCTCTGATATATGACAAAGCCAATCGCTTCAATTATTCACTATCGGTGGTAAAAAAAGGAGGCAAGTGGGGCTTGATTGACTCTACTGGTAAAGTAGTGCTGCCCATTGCCATACAAGCCGATAAGGTAGTATTAAGAAATAACTTACTTTTGTCTATAGAAAAAAACAACAAAAAAGGGTTGTTGAACTTGCAGGGCAAAACGGTGATTCCTACAAAGTACTTGCGTATATATCGTTTTTATGAAAGCGAAGAGAAGGTGTTTTGGCAGGCAGAAACCAAAGGCTCTACAAGTATGTACAATGCCCAGGGGCAGCTATTGTTTACAGCAAAACTACAACACCTCAATTGGTTTTTAAAAGGTTTTTTTGTGTTGTACAATGAAGGTAAAACTGCCTTAATAAACGAGCAGGGCAAGGCGTTGTTTTCGTGGGGCAAATACAAGTTCAGGGGCTTTTCGGAGAGTTTAGAAGATGAGTTCTTTTGTGTAACTACCACCAACGCCAACCAACACAAACAGGTAATGGTGTATAACCGCAACGGTAAGCCAATGCTGACTACTAAACTAGACTTGATCAAGCCGTTTCGAGAAGGGCTTTCCCAAATAAAAAAAGGCAAGCGGTGGGGACTGATCAATAAAAAGACCCAAATAGTAGTTGCTCCAAAATATGGCAGTATTGGCAAGTTTCGAGAGGGGCTGGCAAAAGTAGGTGATTAA
- a CDS encoding microviridin/marinostatin family tricyclic proteinase inhibitor, giving the protein MKKNVKKPFFAKFLENQVKEESLTNAKGGTCIQTRKYPSDSDEYVTMKYPSDNDEF; this is encoded by the coding sequence ATGAAAAAGAACGTTAAAAAACCATTTTTTGCCAAATTTTTAGAAAACCAGGTAAAAGAAGAAAGCTTGACTAACGCAAAAGGCGGAACTTGTATTCAGACCAGAAAGTACCCTTCTGACAGTGACGAGTATGTTACTATGAAGTACCCTTCTGACAATGATGAGTTTTAG
- a CDS encoding microviridin/marinostatin family tricyclic proteinase inhibitor produces the protein MKKVKKPFFAQFLENQIADEKLTNTKGGASAAAASDKKKKIKIEQTMKYPSDADEDFTMKYPSDSDEW, from the coding sequence ATGAAAAAGGTAAAAAAACCATTTTTTGCTCAATTTTTAGAAAATCAAATTGCCGACGAAAAACTAACCAACACCAAAGGAGGGGCAAGTGCTGCTGCTGCTTCTGACAAAAAGAAGAAGATCAAAATAGAACAAACTATGAAGTACCCTTCGGACGCTGACGAAGATTTTACAATGAAGTATCCTTCTGACAGTGACGAATGGTAG
- a CDS encoding MvdC family ATP-grasp ribosomal peptide maturase, producing the protein MKILLLTHSGDFFTIDRVQQALEAIGTHPIRINTDLYPEEIKVNFHLEAGTPKVFIETPQGTIDTDEVEGVWMRRIWKPRLDKEIQGDFRNICLGESQTVLRNSLLLLDHAVWLDPLEHISRASNKLYQLKLAVKHGLQVPATLITNEAAQALSFYENKQDIITKMHDQTDYGMGRSAMQMNTYKVTPEHVEEFESLQYCPMTFQKEIKKACELRVVYVGGEFFTGAIDTSQSAQGGTDWRRSEINEAEWTHFSLPADVRAKLVSFMDELHLSFGALDLIHTPNDEYVFLEVNPLGEWGMLERDLDLPISKAIAHTLYKQIKTKQHTTTA; encoded by the coding sequence ATGAAGATATTGTTATTGACCCACAGTGGTGATTTTTTTACCATAGACCGGGTACAGCAAGCTTTAGAAGCAATAGGTACCCACCCCATCAGAATCAATACTGATTTATATCCCGAAGAAATCAAAGTGAACTTTCACCTAGAGGCAGGCACTCCCAAGGTTTTTATTGAAACCCCCCAGGGCACTATAGACACTGATGAGGTAGAAGGGGTGTGGATGCGCCGAATATGGAAACCTCGCCTGGACAAAGAAATTCAAGGTGACTTTAGGAATATTTGCCTGGGCGAATCTCAAACTGTTTTACGCAATTCGCTTTTGTTGCTCGACCACGCGGTGTGGTTAGACCCATTAGAGCATATCTCGCGGGCGTCTAATAAGTTGTACCAACTAAAACTTGCCGTAAAGCACGGGTTACAGGTGCCTGCCACGCTGATTACCAATGAGGCAGCACAAGCGTTGAGCTTTTATGAAAATAAGCAAGACATTATTACCAAAATGCACGACCAAACTGATTATGGGATGGGGCGTTCGGCTATGCAAATGAACACCTACAAGGTAACCCCTGAGCATGTAGAAGAGTTTGAATCGCTGCAATATTGTCCAATGACTTTTCAGAAAGAAATCAAAAAAGCCTGTGAGTTACGGGTAGTATACGTAGGAGGGGAGTTTTTTACCGGAGCCATTGATACCAGCCAATCTGCCCAGGGAGGCACCGATTGGCGCCGTAGCGAAATTAACGAAGCCGAGTGGACTCACTTTAGCCTGCCAGCAGATGTACGGGCAAAACTGGTCAGTTTTATGGACGAACTCCACCTGTCGTTTGGGGCTTTAGACCTTATTCATACTCCCAATGATGAGTATGTATTTTTGGAGGTAAACCCACTGGGCGAATGGGGTATGCTGGAGCGTGACCTTGATTTGCCTATTTCTAAAGCAATTGCTCATACACTATATAAACAGATAAAAACTAAACAACACACTACTACCGCATGA
- a CDS encoding MvdD family ATP-grasp ribosomal peptide maturase: MNVLIISWSGDNESVALVTKAIEAKGGKAYRFDTDLYPTQLMMSAGYEGNKRTLRLKGEQMDLDLAQDIDAIWYRRLRIGQEIPQEINKQLYMASVEESKKTFAGMLGSMKKFTLDPYHKVRHTENKQLQLQIAAELGLDIPRTLFTNDAEAVKEFYHRVKAPLITKMQHSFAVYDKEGRENVVFTNEITEEHLEDLEGLDVCPMTFQEKVDKKVELRITIVGDQVFAAAVDSSVSELSKTDWRRDGVGLENAWKPYNLPPEVEAKLLKLMDELGLNYGAADVIVTHDERYVFLEVNPAGEFFWLDKLFDRQISEALANVLLDKAPRRTNNIQMLAEA; encoded by the coding sequence ATGAATGTATTAATTATTAGCTGGAGCGGCGACAATGAGAGCGTGGCACTGGTAACCAAAGCTATAGAAGCTAAAGGAGGAAAAGCCTACCGATTTGACACTGATCTTTACCCTACTCAACTGATGATGTCGGCTGGGTACGAGGGCAACAAGAGAACTTTGCGCCTCAAGGGTGAACAAATGGACCTTGACCTTGCCCAAGACATTGACGCGATTTGGTACCGCAGGCTTAGAATAGGACAAGAGATTCCGCAAGAGATCAACAAGCAGCTGTACATGGCTTCGGTAGAAGAGTCTAAAAAGACTTTTGCCGGAATGTTGGGCAGTATGAAAAAATTTACGCTGGACCCTTACCACAAGGTAAGACATACCGAAAACAAACAGCTACAGCTACAAATAGCCGCCGAACTGGGGCTTGATATTCCCCGCACTTTGTTTACCAACGATGCCGAAGCGGTCAAAGAGTTTTACCACCGTGTAAAAGCTCCTTTGATTACCAAAATGCAACATTCGTTTGCGGTGTACGACAAGGAAGGGCGCGAAAATGTGGTATTTACCAACGAAATTACTGAGGAACATCTCGAAGATCTGGAAGGGTTGGATGTTTGCCCAATGACTTTTCAGGAAAAAGTTGACAAAAAGGTCGAGCTTCGTATTACCATTGTTGGCGACCAGGTGTTTGCTGCAGCGGTAGATTCCAGTGTGTCTGAACTTTCTAAAACCGACTGGAGACGCGACGGAGTGGGGTTGGAAAACGCCTGGAAACCTTACAACTTGCCACCCGAGGTAGAAGCCAAGCTACTCAAGCTCATGGATGAGCTAGGGCTCAACTATGGGGCTGCCGACGTGATTGTTACCCACGATGAGCGTTATGTTTTTCTGGAGGTGAACCCCGCAGGTGAGTTTTTCTGGTTAGACAAATTGTTTGACAGGCAAATTTCGGAGGCATTGGCCAATGTACTGCTTGACAAAGCTCCCCGCCGCACTAACAATATACAAATGTTGGCAGAGGCTTAA